In a single window of the Mucilaginibacter defluvii genome:
- a CDS encoding SGNH/GDSL hydrolase family protein: MKKTFILPALFSALLFTSAYGQTADTARMAKELKQLRYLKDDWANLKRFEKENAVVQPPAKGEDRVVFMGNSITQGWSDRDPDFFKGKPYINRGIGGQTTPQMLLRFRPDVINLKPKVVVILAGTNDIAGNTGPTSEETIVGNIESMALLAQHYGIKVVLSSILPVYDYPWSRGKDPVPKIAYINKSLKEFAEANKMVYVDYFTPMADDKKGLKAEYTTDGVHPTVAGYKVMEPLVEAAIKAALKKK, translated from the coding sequence ATGAAGAAAACCTTTATTTTGCCGGCGCTATTTTCGGCGCTGCTATTTACCTCGGCTTATGGCCAAACTGCCGATACGGCACGCATGGCTAAGGAATTAAAACAATTAAGATATTTGAAAGACGACTGGGCGAACCTGAAACGTTTTGAAAAAGAGAATGCCGTCGTGCAGCCACCAGCAAAGGGGGAGGATCGTGTGGTTTTTATGGGTAACTCCATTACCCAGGGCTGGAGCGATAGGGACCCCGACTTTTTTAAAGGCAAACCTTACATAAACCGTGGTATAGGCGGCCAAACCACCCCGCAAATGCTGCTGCGTTTTCGCCCGGATGTGATCAACCTGAAACCAAAGGTAGTGGTTATACTGGCCGGTACTAACGATATAGCGGGTAACACAGGCCCGACATCCGAAGAAACTATTGTTGGTAATATCGAATCAATGGCGTTACTGGCGCAACACTATGGCATCAAGGTGGTACTATCATCCATACTGCCGGTGTATGATTACCCTTGGAGCCGCGGTAAGGACCCGGTGCCTAAGATCGCCTACATCAACAAAAGCCTGAAAGAATTTGCCGAGGCCAACAAAATGGTTTATGTAGATTATTTTACGCCGATGGCCGATGATAAAAAAGGCCTAAAAGCAGAATACACCACTGATGGTGTACACCCAACTGTGGCCGGCTACAAAGTAATGGAGCCGCTTGTTGAAGCAGCCATTAAAGCAGCTTTAAAGAAGAAGTAA
- a CDS encoding glycoside hydrolase family 9 protein: protein MQILYKKSFLLFITIATACTVYGQQKKAMVINSKDYLELEGVNVMLAHDFYPEGHQGGVGVIQNGQRTATNGDLRLEPTPGQWSPIPKVGKRVVDRQKNEVSVRMEYPNPDMNRKGFNPIIYPDLNFAYNIRVKPEGRSFRIIVDLDKPLPDEWIGKVGFNFELFPGILFGRSYYMDQQFGIFPQQPNGQMYKDAAGELQIKPMASGKSLTIVPELDAQRMTIQNLSGGNLELLDGRGKHNNGWFVVRSLVAKGASKNAIEWLVTPNAVSGWQSEPVIQISQVGYHPVQSKIAVIELDQKDKTRKQASLLRIGEKGGLEPVLTSAPKEWGDFLRYHYLQFDFTKVTKPGMYMVKYGNYQSRPFAINAGVFKENVWQPTLDYFLPAQMCHMRVNEKYRVWHGWCHLDDARMAPIDSNHFDGYIQGGSTLTKYKPGDNVPMLNRGAWHDAGDFDLRVESQAETVYGLTLAYEEFGEKHDNTAINQTTLVTEIHEPDSKPDLLQQIEHGLLSVTNGYRTLGRFYRGIIEPTLQQYVLLGDAANLTDNIPYNSKQPPVNATGIKTWADDRWVFTEQNPPRELEAAADLAAASRVMKGYNDTLATQSLQIAKEVWKNTASNNILPRIQLAAELLITTGDKEYADYLVSKTDDITKNITRTGWYIGRTLKLVNNTQYKQAVNSAVKTMYSTIVADGKKTPYGVPYEPDIWGAGWGIQSFGFRQYFLHASFPDIIPTDYMLDALNFVLGCHPGSNTSSFVSGVGSQSMTTAYGFNRADWSYIPGGSASGTALIRPDFPELLKWPYLWQQGEYVLGGGTTDYLFLALAADHVLNKK, encoded by the coding sequence ATGCAAATTTTATACAAAAAATCCTTTTTACTATTTATTACAATAGCAACCGCCTGCACGGTTTACGGCCAGCAAAAAAAGGCGATGGTAATCAATAGTAAAGATTACCTGGAACTTGAGGGCGTAAACGTGATGCTTGCGCATGATTTTTATCCGGAAGGCCACCAGGGCGGCGTTGGCGTTATACAGAACGGGCAGCGTACGGCTACTAACGGCGATTTGCGTCTTGAACCTACGCCAGGGCAATGGTCGCCCATACCGAAGGTAGGCAAACGCGTGGTTGACCGCCAAAAGAACGAGGTTAGTGTACGCATGGAGTACCCTAACCCTGACATGAACCGTAAGGGCTTTAACCCGATCATCTACCCCGACCTGAATTTTGCTTACAACATACGCGTTAAGCCTGAGGGGCGCTCATTCCGCATTATTGTTGATTTGGATAAGCCCCTGCCCGATGAATGGATAGGCAAGGTTGGTTTTAACTTCGAGCTGTTTCCGGGCATTTTGTTTGGCCGTTCGTACTACATGGATCAGCAATTCGGCATATTTCCGCAGCAGCCAAACGGACAAATGTACAAAGATGCCGCCGGTGAGTTGCAAATAAAACCTATGGCGAGTGGTAAATCACTAACTATAGTACCTGAGCTTGATGCCCAGCGCATGACGATCCAAAACTTATCGGGCGGCAACCTTGAATTGCTGGATGGCCGTGGCAAGCATAATAACGGTTGGTTTGTAGTACGCTCGCTGGTGGCCAAAGGCGCATCAAAAAACGCTATTGAGTGGCTGGTAACGCCCAACGCGGTTAGCGGATGGCAGTCGGAACCAGTGATCCAGATATCACAAGTGGGCTATCATCCGGTACAATCAAAAATTGCTGTTATTGAATTAGATCAGAAGGATAAAACCCGCAAACAAGCCTCATTGCTGCGTATAGGCGAAAAAGGCGGGCTGGAACCTGTTTTAACATCGGCACCTAAAGAATGGGGTGATTTTTTACGGTACCACTACCTGCAATTCGATTTTACCAAGGTGACCAAACCGGGTATGTATATGGTAAAGTATGGTAATTATCAAAGCCGTCCGTTCGCTATTAACGCAGGTGTGTTTAAAGAAAACGTTTGGCAGCCTACGCTTGATTACTTTTTACCCGCGCAAATGTGCCACATGCGCGTTAACGAGAAGTATCGGGTTTGGCATGGCTGGTGCCATCTGGATGATGCCCGCATGGCTCCTATCGACTCAAATCACTTTGATGGTTATATTCAGGGTGGCTCAACCCTTACCAAATATAAACCCGGTGATAATGTGCCTATGCTTAACCGTGGGGCCTGGCATGACGCGGGCGATTTTGACCTTAGGGTAGAATCGCAAGCGGAAACTGTTTACGGGCTCACCCTGGCTTATGAAGAGTTTGGCGAAAAGCATGATAATACCGCCATCAATCAAACAACGTTAGTTACCGAGATACATGAACCCGATAGCAAGCCCGACCTGCTGCAGCAGATTGAGCATGGTTTATTATCCGTTACTAATGGCTACAGAACATTAGGGCGCTTTTATCGGGGTATTATTGAGCCAACCTTACAACAATATGTATTATTGGGCGATGCCGCCAACCTTACGGATAACATTCCTTACAACAGCAAACAGCCGCCGGTAAACGCTACAGGTATTAAAACCTGGGCCGATGACCGCTGGGTATTTACCGAGCAGAACCCGCCACGTGAGCTGGAAGCCGCTGCTGATTTGGCCGCTGCCAGTCGCGTTATGAAGGGTTATAATGATACCCTGGCCACGCAATCTCTGCAAATAGCCAAGGAGGTTTGGAAGAATACGGCATCAAACAACATATTGCCGCGCATACAACTGGCTGCCGAGCTGTTAATAACAACCGGCGATAAAGAATATGCTGATTACCTGGTGAGCAAAACAGACGACATTACCAAAAATATAACCAGAACAGGCTGGTACATAGGCCGTACATTAAAGCTGGTTAATAACACCCAATACAAACAGGCGGTAAATTCAGCCGTGAAAACCATGTATAGCACAATCGTAGCCGACGGTAAAAAAACACCGTATGGCGTACCATACGAACCGGATATCTGGGGCGCAGGCTGGGGTATACAGAGCTTCGGTTTCAGGCAGTATTTTTTACATGCCTCGTTCCCTGATATTATACCGACTGACTACATGCTGGATGCGTTGAACTTTGTATTAGGATGCCATCCGGGTTCAAATACCTCTTCATTCGTATCGGGCGTGGGTTCACAATCCATGACCACGGCGTATGGCTTTAACCGTGCGGATTGGTCGTACATACCGGGCGGCAGCGCATCAGGCACAGCCTTGATCCGCCCGGATTTCCCGGAATTGCTGAAATGGCCATATCTATGGCAGCAAGGTGAGTACGTATTAGGTGGAGGCACAACCGACTACCTGTTCCTGGCCCTGGCGGCAGATCATGTGTTGAATAAGAAATAA
- a CDS encoding glycosyl hydrolase, with product MRIKLTLLALVAGLNGFAQQQFAPVNPNTTPEARKLLSYIYSIKGKHIITGQHNYPHIPNKHLDSVKAITGKEPGLWGADFIWSGTNDVGQTIVDQAIKRYKQGYLICLMWHQGRPTDNPPYGWKESVQAKLTPAQWKELTTPNTELNKRWLAQVDQIAVWLKKLQDAKVPVLWRPYHEMNGVWFWWGDKKGPDGISKLWKMMYDRYTNYHKLNNLIWVWGANGPRDLPQDQAYSYKYYYPGAKYVDILGTDIYNADYEQKDYNELLQLAKGKPIALTEVGELPKPEILKAQPEWVWFMVWGDWLWTHNTKELVKGNYARPQALTLDEINYK from the coding sequence ATGAGAATAAAGCTTACCCTACTTGCCCTTGTGGCAGGGCTAAACGGCTTTGCCCAGCAACAGTTTGCCCCGGTAAACCCGAACACCACACCCGAGGCGCGCAAACTGTTGAGTTACATTTACAGTATTAAAGGCAAACACATTATAACCGGGCAGCACAACTACCCGCATATACCTAACAAGCATTTGGATAGCGTAAAAGCGATTACCGGTAAAGAACCTGGCCTTTGGGGTGCCGATTTTATTTGGAGCGGCACCAATGACGTTGGCCAAACCATAGTTGACCAGGCCATTAAACGTTATAAACAAGGCTACCTTATCTGCCTGATGTGGCACCAGGGCCGCCCTACCGATAACCCGCCTTACGGCTGGAAAGAAAGCGTACAGGCCAAGCTTACCCCCGCCCAATGGAAGGAGCTAACCACACCTAATACCGAATTAAACAAACGCTGGCTGGCACAGGTTGACCAGATAGCCGTATGGCTGAAAAAACTACAGGATGCAAAAGTACCCGTACTTTGGCGGCCATACCACGAGATGAATGGCGTATGGTTTTGGTGGGGCGATAAAAAAGGGCCGGATGGCATCAGCAAGTTATGGAAGATGATGTACGACCGCTACACCAACTACCACAAACTAAACAACCTGATTTGGGTATGGGGAGCTAACGGCCCGCGCGACCTGCCCCAAGACCAGGCCTACTCATACAAATACTATTACCCAGGCGCAAAGTATGTAGATATATTGGGTACCGATATTTATAATGCCGATTATGAGCAGAAAGATTATAACGAGCTTTTACAGTTAGCCAAAGGCAAACCAATTGCTTTAACTGAAGTTGGTGAACTACCTAAACCTGAAATACTTAAAGCACAACCGGAATGGGTATGGTTTATGGTTTGGGGCGATTGGTTGTGGACACATAACACCAAAGAACTGGTGAAAGGCAACTATGCCCGCCCGCAAGCTCTAACGCTTGATGAGATCAATTACAAGTAG
- a CDS encoding AGE family epimerase/isomerase: MHKLVQNSLKLMLAGSLITPQILFAQTDKPTIANQMERSARVELLDKWYPRSVDTAYGGFLSAFTYDFKVAPDQHKMIVTQARHVWSNAKAALFYPNVPYFKADAKQGFLFLRDKMWDKQNGGFYTYTDRQGNVAENSFAPKESYGNSFAIYGLAAYYQASGDTAALNLAKQTFWWLEKHAHDPIHKGYYQHMELDGAVIKRTADFPSTSDKGYKDQNTSIHLLEAFTELYTVWPDSLLRERLNEMLLLVRDKITTPKGYLTLFFQPDWTPVSTRDSSTASILKHRYLDHVSFGHDVETAYLMLEASHVLGLGHDEATLKVAKRMVDHSLKNGWDKKLGGFYDEGYYFKDQPGISIIKDGKNWWAQAEGLNSLLLMSTLYPKDELKYYDKFTQLWTYVQTYLIDHQHGDWYPGGIDKEPEMKKALKGQIWKGTYHNFRALMNCINQLKPDNTPPTVPQKVSLKKLTTGAKLQWAAAKDNRQFMGYNIYSNGKRIGYTPLNWFMVNTGDAKTHYTIRAVDLQGNLSKPSHPVSN; encoded by the coding sequence ATGCATAAACTAGTACAAAATAGCCTTAAACTAATGCTTGCAGGCAGCCTGATAACGCCTCAAATATTGTTTGCGCAAACCGATAAGCCAACCATCGCCAATCAGATGGAACGCTCTGCCAGGGTGGAGCTGCTCGACAAATGGTACCCACGCTCAGTTGATACCGCTTATGGCGGGTTTTTGAGTGCTTTTACCTATGATTTTAAAGTAGCACCCGATCAGCATAAAATGATTGTTACCCAGGCAAGGCACGTATGGTCAAACGCGAAGGCGGCATTATTTTATCCAAACGTACCATACTTTAAAGCCGATGCCAAACAGGGCTTTTTGTTTTTGAGGGATAAGATGTGGGACAAGCAGAACGGTGGTTTTTATACCTATACCGACAGGCAGGGCAACGTAGCCGAAAATTCATTCGCGCCTAAAGAATCGTATGGTAACTCTTTTGCCATATACGGGCTTGCCGCTTATTACCAGGCCTCCGGCGATACGGCCGCGCTTAACCTGGCCAAGCAAACCTTTTGGTGGTTAGAGAAACATGCGCATGACCCTATACATAAGGGCTACTACCAGCACATGGAGCTGGATGGCGCCGTGATAAAACGTACTGCTGATTTTCCGTCAACATCTGATAAAGGTTATAAAGATCAGAATACCTCTATCCACCTGCTCGAAGCTTTTACAGAACTCTATACCGTTTGGCCGGATAGCCTGCTGCGCGAAAGGTTAAACGAGATGCTGCTGTTGGTACGCGATAAGATAACTACGCCCAAGGGTTACCTCACCCTGTTTTTTCAACCGGACTGGACGCCTGTTTCAACCCGCGATTCATCAACCGCCAGCATTTTAAAGCACCGTTACCTCGATCATGTATCCTTTGGGCACGATGTGGAAACCGCTTACCTGATGCTGGAAGCATCGCACGTGCTGGGTTTAGGGCATGATGAGGCTACCCTGAAGGTAGCTAAACGCATGGTTGACCATTCCCTGAAAAATGGTTGGGATAAAAAATTAGGTGGTTTTTATGATGAGGGCTATTATTTTAAAGATCAGCCCGGTATCAGCATTATAAAGGATGGTAAAAACTGGTGGGCGCAGGCCGAGGGGCTTAATTCGCTGTTGCTGATGTCAACACTTTATCCGAAGGACGAGTTGAAATATTACGATAAATTCACACAGCTCTGGACGTATGTGCAAACCTATCTTATCGATCATCAGCACGGCGATTGGTACCCAGGAGGGATTGATAAAGAGCCTGAAATGAAAAAGGCGCTGAAAGGACAGATATGGAAAGGTACTTACCACAATTTTCGCGCGCTCATGAACTGTATCAACCAATTAAAACCCGACAATACGCCGCCGACCGTACCGCAAAAGGTATCCCTTAAAAAGCTAACCACCGGGGCAAAGCTGCAATGGGCTGCAGCTAAGGATAACCGGCAGTTTATGGGCTATAATATTTATAGCAACGGCAAACGCATAGGCTATACGCCGCTCAACTGGTTTATGGTAAACACCGGTGATGCAAAAACCCATTACACTATTCGTGCTGTTGATTTGCAGGGAAACTTATCTAAGCCGAGCCATCCGGTTTCAAACTAA
- the treZ gene encoding malto-oligosyltrehalose trehalohydrolase, whose translation MKKPQINKRSLGVNFGADGLAQIAVWAPLVKQISVVVDEKKLDLPLKGEDYGYWTLTTDKIQPGDRYMFNLDGEKQRPDPASLSQPESVHGPSEALDISTFNWTDALWTNHKQDAYIIYELHIGTFTPEGTFDAAITKLDHLVEVGITAVEIMPVAQFPGGRNWGYDGVLPYAVQDTYGGPEGLMRLVDACHAKGLAVVLDVVYNHLGPEGNYFNDFGAYFTDKYHTPWGNAINFDDAWCDAVRLYYIENALIWFRDFHIDALRMDAVHAIKDLSPTHVLKEIKQHVDELMALTSRKYHLIAELDLNDPVYINSLNNNGYGIDLQWIDEFHHALRVTAGEPQTGYYSDFTGIDHLAKTYRDAYVFDGIYSPHRLKTFGASASKNKGNQFIVFSQNHDQVGNRMLGERTSTLVSFEMQKLMAAAVMCSPYIPMLFMGEEWAETNPFQYFISHTDDELVEAVRKGRKEEFKAFHAEGETPDPQSEDTFNRSKLQWQLLTQPRHKEMLEYYKTLINLRVNHKALRELNRENLSVTADAGKKILMLQRWHEDEKICCVLNFSDSVQQVDLPENNNWTTLFNSADEKWGGKAIIQQEEAARAASVQPESVTVYINRYV comes from the coding sequence ATGAAGAAGCCGCAGATTAATAAACGGAGCCTTGGCGTAAATTTTGGTGCTGACGGCTTGGCTCAAATAGCGGTTTGGGCGCCGCTTGTAAAGCAGATTTCTGTTGTAGTGGATGAAAAAAAACTTGATTTACCGCTCAAAGGCGAAGATTATGGTTACTGGACGCTCACTACCGATAAAATACAGCCCGGCGACAGGTATATGTTTAATTTGGATGGAGAGAAGCAGCGCCCCGACCCAGCCTCTCTTTCGCAACCTGAAAGTGTGCACGGGCCGTCGGAGGCGTTAGATATTTCCACGTTTAATTGGACTGACGCTTTATGGACGAATCACAAGCAGGATGCCTACATCATCTACGAACTGCATATTGGTACGTTTACTCCTGAAGGTACATTTGATGCCGCCATCACAAAACTCGATCATCTGGTTGAAGTGGGCATTACGGCTGTGGAAATTATGCCGGTAGCGCAATTTCCCGGCGGCCGAAACTGGGGTTATGATGGCGTTTTACCCTATGCGGTGCAGGACACTTATGGCGGTCCGGAGGGACTGATGCGTTTGGTTGATGCCTGCCATGCAAAAGGCCTGGCGGTTGTGTTGGATGTGGTTTACAATCACCTTGGCCCCGAAGGAAATTACTTCAACGATTTTGGTGCCTACTTTACTGATAAATATCACACGCCATGGGGCAATGCCATCAATTTTGATGATGCCTGGTGCGATGCTGTACGGCTATATTACATCGAGAACGCATTGATATGGTTCAGGGATTTTCATATCGATGCGCTGCGGATGGACGCTGTTCACGCGATTAAAGACCTTAGTCCGACACATGTACTTAAGGAGATCAAACAGCATGTCGATGAATTAATGGCTTTGACAAGCCGAAAATATCACTTGATTGCCGAATTAGATTTGAACGATCCAGTTTATATAAATAGTTTAAATAATAATGGTTATGGCATTGATTTGCAATGGATTGACGAGTTTCATCATGCCCTTCGTGTAACAGCGGGTGAGCCACAAACCGGTTATTATTCGGATTTTACCGGAATAGATCATTTGGCAAAGACTTACCGCGACGCTTATGTGTTTGATGGTATATATTCGCCGCATCGGCTAAAAACATTCGGTGCGAGTGCTTCAAAAAACAAAGGAAATCAATTTATCGTATTCTCCCAAAATCACGACCAGGTGGGTAACCGCATGTTAGGCGAGCGTACCAGCACATTGGTAAGTTTTGAAATGCAGAAACTGATGGCGGCGGCGGTAATGTGTAGTCCATACATACCTATGTTATTTATGGGCGAAGAATGGGCTGAAACAAACCCGTTCCAATATTTTATCAGTCATACTGATGACGAGCTGGTAGAAGCCGTACGCAAAGGCCGCAAAGAGGAGTTTAAAGCTTTTCACGCCGAAGGCGAGACGCCCGATCCACAGTCGGAAGATACGTTTAACCGGTCGAAATTGCAATGGCAATTACTAACCCAACCCAGGCACAAGGAAATGCTGGAATACTACAAAACGTTAATAAATCTGAGAGTTAACCACAAGGCTTTAAGGGAATTAAACCGCGAAAACCTAAGTGTTACTGCTGATGCCGGTAAGAAAATCCTGATGCTTCAGCGCTGGCACGAAGATGAAAAAATTTGTTGTGTACTGAATTTTTCTGACAGTGTACAACAAGTTGATCTGCCTGAAAATAACAACTGGACAACGTTGTTTAACAGTGCTGACGAAAAGTGGGGCGGCAAAGCAATAATTCAGCAGGAGGAAGCGGCTCGCGCCGCATCAGTACAACCTGAATCTGTAACAGTTTATATCAATCGTTATGTTTAA
- a CDS encoding SGNH/GDSL hydrolase family protein translates to MRILSLLIGAVWLTGLWAFKAPSDDLHEYKPADKRFQYVGRIDFTNPQLPRFWAAGVYIKAAFKGASCELLINDEMMWGKDHNYISVAVDNLPVQRIKLTQKTNTIKVANNLTDVRHEITICKSTESGIGYLEFVGLRCKQLLAPASLPVRKIEFIGNSITCGTGSDESTFPCNTGQWYDQHNAYMAYGPITARALNAQWHLTAVAGIGLTKSCCQMEVTMPDVLDKVNLRANAIRWDFKKYRPDVVTVCLGQNDGPVDSVKFCPPYVSFIKRLRAYYPSATIICLTSPMADSSLVQVQKNYLRGIVNEVNNAGDKNVYKYYFSKRYHKGCGDHPDLSEHRLIADELIAFIEKTKHWRRNTP, encoded by the coding sequence ATGCGGATTTTGAGTTTATTAATAGGAGCTGTATGGTTAACCGGCTTATGGGCATTTAAAGCGCCCTCGGATGATCTGCATGAATACAAACCGGCTGATAAACGCTTTCAGTACGTAGGCCGTATTGATTTTACCAATCCGCAGCTACCACGCTTTTGGGCGGCGGGTGTTTATATTAAGGCTGCCTTTAAAGGTGCCTCGTGCGAACTGTTAATTAATGATGAAATGATGTGGGGTAAGGATCATAACTATATTTCGGTAGCTGTTGATAACCTGCCTGTGCAGCGTATAAAACTCACCCAAAAAACTAACACCATTAAGGTTGCAAATAACCTTACAGACGTACGGCACGAGATCACCATTTGCAAAAGTACCGAATCGGGCATTGGGTACCTGGAATTTGTTGGGTTACGTTGCAAACAGTTGCTTGCTCCGGCATCATTGCCGGTACGTAAAATTGAATTTATAGGCAATTCCATAACCTGCGGTACGGGTAGTGATGAAAGCACTTTCCCTTGCAATACCGGCCAATGGTACGATCAGCATAACGCTTACATGGCTTACGGGCCAATAACCGCACGGGCTTTAAACGCGCAGTGGCACCTAACAGCGGTAGCGGGTATTGGTTTAACCAAAAGCTGCTGCCAGATGGAAGTTACCATGCCTGATGTGCTTGATAAAGTTAACCTGCGCGCCAATGCCATCCGGTGGGATTTTAAAAAATACCGGCCCGATGTAGTGACCGTATGCCTCGGGCAAAATGATGGCCCTGTTGATTCAGTAAAGTTTTGCCCGCCTTATGTATCGTTTATTAAAAGATTGCGGGCTTACTACCCATCAGCAACCATTATTTGCCTAACCAGCCCGATGGCCGACAGCAGCCTGGTGCAAGTTCAAAAAAATTACCTGCGTGGTATTGTTAACGAAGTAAATAATGCAGGAGATAAAAACGTGTATAAATACTACTTTAGCAAACGCTATCATAAAGGTTGCGGCGATCATCCTGACCTGAGTGAACACCGCCTGATAGCTGATGAACTGATTGCATTTATTGAAAAAACAAAACACTGGAGAAGAAACACACCATGA
- the glgX gene encoding glycogen debranching protein GlgX, whose amino-acid sequence MEIITYPGKPYPLGATWDGEGVNFTLYADNATGVELCLFDSPESQTESKKIKLYERSHQVWHVYLPGVKPGQLYGYRVHGPYEPQNGHRFNPNKLLLDPYAKAIAGVIDWHDSLFAYQVGHPDEDLSYSEEDSAPYIPKSVVIDNNFDWGDDAPPRTPYHQSVIYEAHVRGLTMQHPEIPEDIRGSYAAIAHPAIIKHLQDLGITAIELMPIHQFVNDRYLVEKGLRNYWGYNSIGFFAPDVRYSSSGVTGGQVSEFKNMVKELHKAGIEVILDVVYNHTGEGNQMGPTLSFKGVDNASYYRLVDDDKRFYMDYTGTGNTLNAMLPNVLRYIMDSLRYWITEMHVDGFRFDLASTLARELHEVNRLSAFFDIIHQDPIISQVKLIAEPWDVGEGGYQVGKFPPGWVEWNGKYRDCIRDYWRGADSMLGEFAQRFTGSPDLYQDDYRRPTASINFITAHDGFTMHDLVSYNEKHNDANGEDNNDGESHNRSWNCGAEGETDDESVNELRAQQKRNFMSTLFLSQGVPMLVAGDEMGRTQGGNNNAYCQDNEISWVNWENADKELLEFTQKLIHFRREHPNFRRRRWFQGQPAKGQQLEDIAWFLPEGDEMSEENWSHDFAKSLAVFLNGKGIHSLGAKGERIVDDSYYVIFNAFHEAIDYKLPAEKFGKKWKVVLNTADYKADRSVYNAGETVTVEGRTVVLLEHHNKHEEAAD is encoded by the coding sequence ATGGAAATAATAACTTACCCGGGTAAACCGTACCCGCTGGGTGCAACGTGGGATGGCGAAGGCGTGAATTTTACACTTTATGCCGATAATGCTACCGGCGTTGAACTGTGCTTGTTTGATTCGCCCGAATCTCAAACCGAATCAAAAAAAATTAAGCTTTATGAACGTTCACATCAGGTATGGCATGTTTACCTGCCGGGTGTAAAACCAGGGCAGTTATACGGCTACCGTGTGCATGGCCCTTATGAACCGCAGAACGGCCACCGCTTTAACCCGAATAAATTATTGTTAGACCCTTATGCCAAGGCCATTGCGGGTGTAATTGACTGGCACGATTCACTGTTTGCCTACCAGGTTGGTCACCCTGATGAAGACCTGAGCTATAGCGAGGAAGACAGCGCGCCTTATATACCAAAATCGGTAGTTATTGATAATAATTTTGACTGGGGAGATGATGCTCCGCCACGTACGCCATATCATCAGTCAGTGATCTACGAAGCACACGTTCGTGGCCTTACAATGCAGCACCCGGAGATACCGGAGGATATCCGAGGTTCTTACGCGGCTATCGCGCATCCGGCTATCATCAAGCACCTGCAGGATTTAGGCATCACCGCTATTGAACTGATGCCGATCCATCAGTTTGTGAACGACCGTTACCTGGTTGAAAAAGGTCTGCGTAACTACTGGGGCTATAACTCCATCGGCTTTTTTGCGCCTGATGTTCGCTATTCATCCAGCGGCGTTACCGGCGGACAGGTAAGCGAGTTCAAAAACATGGTGAAGGAGTTACATAAAGCAGGAATAGAGGTTATACTTGATGTGGTATACAACCATACCGGCGAGGGTAACCAGATGGGGCCTACGCTCTCATTTAAAGGCGTGGATAACGCGTCATATTACCGTTTGGTTGATGATGATAAGCGTTTTTACATGGACTATACAGGTACAGGTAATACGCTTAATGCTATGCTGCCCAATGTGTTAAGATATATAATGGATAGCCTGCGTTACTGGATAACCGAGATGCATGTTGATGGCTTCCGCTTTGATCTTGCGTCGACCTTGGCCCGCGAACTGCATGAGGTAAACCGGTTGAGCGCGTTTTTTGATATTATTCACCAGGATCCCATCATATCGCAGGTTAAGCTGATTGCCGAGCCCTGGGATGTGGGCGAGGGTGGTTACCAGGTAGGTAAATTCCCGCCGGGATGGGTGGAGTGGAATGGTAAATACCGTGATTGCATCCGCGATTACTGGCGTGGTGCCGACAGTATGCTTGGCGAGTTTGCCCAGCGCTTTACCGGCAGCCCCGACCTTTACCAGGATGACTACCGCAGGCCTACTGCCAGCATCAACTTTATAACCGCGCATGATGGTTTCACCATGCACGATCTGGTATCGTACAACGAGAAACACAACGATGCCAACGGCGAAGATAACAACGATGGCGAAAGCCACAACCGCTCGTGGAACTGCGGTGCAGAGGGGGAAACTGATGACGAATCGGTAAACGAGCTTCGCGCGCAGCAAAAGCGTAATTTTATGTCGACGCTATTTTTATCGCAAGGGGTGCCTATGTTGGTAGCCGGCGATGAAATGGGCCGTACACAGGGTGGTAACAACAATGCTTATTGCCAGGATAACGAAATTTCATGGGTAAACTGGGAGAATGCTGATAAAGAGCTGCTTGAGTTTACGCAAAAGCTCATACACTTCCGCAGGGAGCATCCCAACTTCAGGCGCAGGCGCTGGTTTCAGGGGCAGCCTGCTAAAGGCCAGCAACTGGAAGATATTGCCTGGTTTTTACCAGAAGGCGATGAAATGAGTGAGGAGAACTGGAGCCACGATTTTGCGAAATCATTAGCCGTATTTTTAAACGGAAAGGGTATTCACTCGCTCGGGGCAAAAGGGGAGCGCATAGTGGACGATAGTTACTATGTGATATTTAACGCGTTTCATGAAGCTATAGATTATAAATTACCGGCTGAAAAATTCGGCAAAAAGTGGAAAGTGGTTTTAAACACCGCCGATTATAAAGCCGACAGATCAGTTTATAACGCCGGGGAAACGGTTACTGTTGAAGGGCGTACAGTGGTTTTATTAGAGCATCATAACAAGCATGAAGAAGCCGCAGATTAA